The genomic region ATAGAAGAGATATTGAAAGAGCAAAATACCAATGCACTGGTTATTGGTATTCCTAAAAGTCTGGATGGGACAGAAAAAAGACAGGCTGAAAAAGTGAGAGAGTTTATTGAGAAACTGAAAAATAGTATTGATAATCTTGAAATCTATGAGGTGGATGAAAGATTAACTACAGTTTCAGCAGATAGAATCTTAAATGAAACAAACAGAAAGGGAGCTTTAGAAAAGAGAAAAGTTGTTGATAAAGTGGCAGCAGCTTTGATACTTCAGAGTTTTCTTGAAAGAAAAAGATAGGAAAGTTGGAGGGGAAAATGAGTTCAAAACTAATGATGAAATTACTCCTTGTTATAGCAATAGTTTGTGGTGCAGCATGGCTAAGTTTTGCAAAGCCTACTAAACTAGGACTAGACCTTAAAGGTGGAGTGTATGTTGTGTTAGAGGCTGTGCCAGACCAAGGCGTAAAACTTGATGCACAGGCTATGGACAGACTGATTGAAGTACTTGACAGAAGAATTAATGGACTGGGAGTTGCTGAGTCAGTTGTACAAAAAGCTGGAGATAACAGAGTTATCATAGAATTACCAGGAGTAAGCAACACAGAAGATGCAATTAAAATGATTGGTAAAACAGCTTTATTGGAATTCAGAATTGAAAATCCAGATGGTTCTTTAGGACCTACATTATTAACAGGTGGAGCACTTAAAAAAGCTGATGTTTCATATGATAATCTTGGAAGACCTCAAATTCAATTTGAAATGAACCAACAGGGAGCTGTTAAGTTTGCTGAGATTACAAGAAATAACATAGGTAAGAAACTTGCTATCACTCTTGATGGTACAGTACAAACAGCACCTATGATAAATTCAGAAATTCCAAGTGGAAGTGGAGTTATAACTGGTAACTATACTGTTGAAGAGGCAAAGGCTACAGCTACACTTTTAAATGCAGGGGCATTACCTGTAAAGGCAGAAATAGTTGAAACAAGAACAGTTGGAGCATCTCTTGGAGATGAATCAATAGCACAAAGTAGACATGCAGGAGTTCTTGCAATGGGACTTATAGGTATATTTATGTTAATATTCTATAAACTTCCTGGAATTGTTGCAGATATAGCTTTAGTTATCTTTGCTCTTATTACATTTGGAGCACTTAAGTTTATAGATGCTACATTGACACTTCCTGGAATTGCAGGATTGATACTATCAGCTGGTATGGCAGTTGACGCCAATGTAATTATATTTGAAAGAATAAAAGAGGAATTAAGACTTGGAAATACAGTACTTAACAGTATTGGAACAGGTTTCAGCAAAGGTTTCGTAGCAATTTTTGACTCAAACCTTACAACCCTTATTATTACTACTATTTTATTTACATTTGGTACAGGACCTGTAAAAGGATTTGCTGTAACATTAACAATAGGTACACTGGCATCTATGTTTACAGCAATTACAATTACAAAAATATTATTACAGGTATTTGTAATTACATTTAGACTTAAAAATCCAAAGTTTTTCGGGGTAAAGGAGAGAGAAATATGCAAATAGCAGTTATAGAAAATTCTAAGAAATTTTTAGGTTTATCTGCAGTATTGGTAATTCTATCTCTTGCAATTATCTTCACAAAAGGTCTTAACTATGGAATAGACTTTTCAGGTGGAAACCTTATGCAGATAAAATATGAAAAACCTGTTGAACTTTCGGCTATTAACGAAGTGCTTGATGAAGCTGCTAAAAATATTCATCAGTTAAGTGCTAACAGTAGAAAAGTTCAAGTATCAGAAGGAACAACAGTAATCATAAGAACACAGGAACTTACTGAAAATCAAAAAAATGAAGTTCTTGAAGATTTATCAAAATTAGGAACTTATGATATTAATAAAATAGAAAAAGTTGGAGCAAGTATTGGTAAAGAACTTAAAAGTTCTGCAATATACTCACTACTTATAGGGGCAGTTTTAATTGTTGTATATATCACAATAAGATTTGAGTTTGTATTCTCAATAGGAGCTATTACAGCATTAATTCACGACCTTATTATTGCAGTAGGAGTAATCTCACTTTTAAATTATGAAGTTGATACGCCATTTATTGCAGCTATATTAACTATTCTTGGATATTCAATCAACGATACAATTGTTGTATTTGATAGAATAAGAGAGAATATAAGAAGAAAAACTAAGAAGAAAATGACTTTTGTTGAATGTCTAAATAAGAGTATCAACCAGGTTATGATAAGATCAATAAATACATCAGTTACTACACTTTTTGCTATTATAGCTATTCTAATATTTGGAGGAGACAGCTTAAGAACATTTATAGTTACTCTTCTAGTTGGAATACTTGCAGGAACATATAGTTCAGTATTTATTGCAACACCTATTGTTTATCTTTTAGATAAGAACAACAAAAACAATAGTGGTCTTGAAGCGATACTTAAAAAAGAAGAAACAAAAGAAAGAAAAGAGAAAATATTAGTATAAACTTGGAAATTGATATATAATGGAAATATAGCAAGTGTCTATAGCTTTTATAGGCACTTGCATATTACTAGTTTGGAAAGAGGTTAAAATGAGAGCTTGGGTAGAAATAGAAATGGACAACTTAGTTTTTAATATCAATCAAATAAAAAAACAAGTTCAGGGAATGGATGTAATGGCAGTAGTAAAAGCCAATAGTTATGG from Fusobacterium sp. DD2 harbors:
- the secF gene encoding protein translocase subunit SecF codes for the protein MQIAVIENSKKFLGLSAVLVILSLAIIFTKGLNYGIDFSGGNLMQIKYEKPVELSAINEVLDEAAKNIHQLSANSRKVQVSEGTTVIIRTQELTENQKNEVLEDLSKLGTYDINKIEKVGASIGKELKSSAIYSLLIGAVLIVVYITIRFEFVFSIGAITALIHDLIIAVGVISLLNYEVDTPFIAAILTILGYSINDTIVVFDRIRENIRRKTKKKMTFVECLNKSINQVMIRSINTSVTTLFAIIAILIFGGDSLRTFIVTLLVGILAGTYSSVFIATPIVYLLDKNNKNNSGLEAILKKEETKERKEKILV
- the ruvX gene encoding Holliday junction resolvase RuvX, which gives rise to MYKKYVALDVGDVRIGVAKSDIMGIIATPLEVIDRRKTKAVERIEEILKEQNTNALVIGIPKSLDGTEKRQAEKVREFIEKLKNSIDNLEIYEVDERLTTVSADRILNETNRKGALEKRKVVDKVAAALILQSFLERKR
- the secD gene encoding protein translocase subunit SecD, which gives rise to MSSKLMMKLLLVIAIVCGAAWLSFAKPTKLGLDLKGGVYVVLEAVPDQGVKLDAQAMDRLIEVLDRRINGLGVAESVVQKAGDNRVIIELPGVSNTEDAIKMIGKTALLEFRIENPDGSLGPTLLTGGALKKADVSYDNLGRPQIQFEMNQQGAVKFAEITRNNIGKKLAITLDGTVQTAPMINSEIPSGSGVITGNYTVEEAKATATLLNAGALPVKAEIVETRTVGASLGDESIAQSRHAGVLAMGLIGIFMLIFYKLPGIVADIALVIFALITFGALKFIDATLTLPGIAGLILSAGMAVDANVIIFERIKEELRLGNTVLNSIGTGFSKGFVAIFDSNLTTLIITTILFTFGTGPVKGFAVTLTIGTLASMFTAITITKILLQVFVITFRLKNPKFFGVKEREICK